The Saccopteryx leptura isolate mSacLep1 chromosome 5, mSacLep1_pri_phased_curated, whole genome shotgun sequence nucleotide sequence TATGCAGCATATTACTCACAGTCACAAATATCAATGCAGCTTGTGATTTTAAAAGGGCACTAGCTGAATAAAGAAATGGTTGCTttgtaaaagaattaaaatatcttttcttggggaggtagaggaaggagaggaagggggtggagggaggggaggggcacaaagaaaaccagatagaaggtgatcgaagacaatttgactttgggtgatgggtatgcaacataatcaaatgtcaaaataacctggagatgttttctctaaacttatgtaccctgatcgatcaatgccaccccattaaaattagtaaaaaaaaattttttttctttaatcttgaATAACAACTCTCAATGTTCTGTTCCACTTATAAATCAACTTAAATGATAAAGTTAAAATGAGACAggcaaataattttgtaaaaggtTTGCTTAGCTGCAaagttctatataaatatttattattttttctagattCAAGAAATACTTTGGAGATTCTATTAAAGCTTATGGGTTACTTTACTGCAAGTAAGAGCAAGAAGTAAAATCTGACTTCATTTATTATCCTAAAGTAAATGTCTTGCCACTATTATGAAAATTATAGGAAAGGGAAGTTAATCATATTTATCCATAAATGAACATGAATAGTAAGTAATCAGTTAGAACCTTCCATTAAAGTCATTGTGGCACTTGATGTTCATACAGCCATGATTAATGTTTCTTGCTGTTTGTCTAAgtgaaaaatctaaaaaattattaCCATCTAATAAGTTACAAAATCCAAGATTAAgaaaaaagcttttaaatatttctatataaatattgaaaaatcacTAGCTGATAAATAAAATTCTGCTCTGAAATTTAACTGGGGCTTTAGCAAAAAAAACCACTTGCTCACTCTCTGGACCAAGGCACTCAGAAATTAGTATATTACTGTACTTACTGATCATCTGGCAATGTTTTAATACCCTCTACATTTATTGTGAGGGTCTGGTTTCCTCCCAAAACTTTATGCAACGATTCTACCAACTGCTGTTGCTGGCTTCGaatatctgtttctttcttgttgaaaacTAAAACCACTAGTCCATCTTCATCTTTATTATTGGGCATACAACTATAACCTACTGCCTGTGGGATGACAAAATAAATGATATCAAGAACATGTACAGTATTAAATTCAGTATTTAATGTTAATAGTTTGATAGCTGCTAAAATGAGGAAAACAGGTTAATGTCTGGTAGTGAAGGAAATAATGATTCTTACCTGCTTGTGCCCTACAACATTACcattataaagaaatttttttatcccATAATAAACTTAGagtgaaattaaaaattcctttGCAACAGAGTAAGTAGCTTTTGTCTCTGAAAAACTTCCAATACCCATTGTTGTTGGGTGCTTCTACACAGCCAAAACAACTCCAAATATCGTAAAAAATAACTGCAAAAGGCATGGCCCAAAGTGTAAGTTACACCTTACTATACATTGGACTCATGAACTATATCTttaaaagccttttctttttgcctgaccaggcggtggcacagtggatagagcattggactgggatgcagaggacccaggttcaagaccccaaggtcgccagcttgagcacaggctcatctggtttgagcaaagctcaccagcttggacccaaggttgctggcttgagcaaggggtttgtctgctgtagccccacggtcaaggcacatataagaaagcaatcaatgaacaactaaggtgttgcaacgaaaaactgataattgatgcttctcctctctctctgttcctatctatccctctctctgactctctctctgtaaaaaaaaaaaaaaaaaaagccttttctttTGCCACCAGTTATAatgcaagtttttaaaaagaatttaaattcacTCTAAATTAGTTCATTATGCATTTTAAAACCATGttatcaatttcttttaaaaaaggaaaaaattgaatTGTTATATTCAACCTATATCTACTGTATACATCTTACTCACTAAATAAAGGTATTAATTAAAGGTATTAACACACtcaaaaaccctttctttttgtcAGAGTGATAAAGAGATGTTCTCTAACAAGAGTAAGATCAGCTGGCCACTTTTTGTTGCTTAACCATGTTCAAGGGTCTGAGTATAAGCTTTGCAGCTCCAAATGCAGGCTTATGTATAAATCAAACTGAAAGGCTGAAGTAAACTGGATTGCAATATATTACTTTGCCATGAAAAATATACCACAGGTTGACTTAAATactctcactggctgatggaacAGAATCTGAAAAGTCAAATTCAAATAAGAAGGTTGTTTTATTAGGCATGGAATCAGAACACAGTACAGACTACATTGTTTTAATGGCTTTGACACCCAGCTATAGTAGCGACAACAGAATTACATATGCCAACCagacagataatcctgtatgctGGTTAGGGTGTATTTTCCTGGACAATGTTAGATAAACACCACTAAATTCTAGTTTTGTCTCCTTCTAATGGATATCAAGCAGACCATTCCAGTTCTGTTAACATTCCTTCCTCAGTTATAAATTACATTCTAGTCGCACCTCCTTTCCGTCATATTCTAGTCTAGTCACCTCAATCACACATATATGAAATCATTtcaattttacaatttttttatttttaaaacaaaagtataaTTGTTCAAGAAGTACTGAAAAACCAAGCAATTATTTCCTTGGTATTATTTTAAACCCCAAAATCATATTCTCTCTCCTTCACACTCTTCAAGTGAAGATCAAAAGTTGTACTGATACCTTAAATCGGCAAAAGGGATTTTCTTGTGTGAATTCCACAGGTGGAATGTTATTGTTGAAATATCCTTTTCCTGTTCCCCAAAAGGCCTGCAGTTGATTCCACTTTGCCAAAATAGCATCTCTCTCATCTCCTAACAGCGTTGGAGCAGAAAGAGCACTTGCCGTGTTTATCAGTTGGTTGGACTGAGCAGGAGCTTGTGCAGGCTGACTGAAGAGACCACCTAATGCTAAAAATATACCCCAAAATTagtacttcaaaaaaaaaaaaaaattaattcagatcCTAGGAGTCGTAGGTAGAGAAAATGACCCCTTCCCCAAACACACAAAGATGTCCATCCACATCCTAATCCTCCTAACCTGTAAATATGTTACCTTATACAGCAGAAGGGACTCTGAAGATGTGATTGAGAGATAAAAGTgaatctgaccaggtggtagagcagtggatagagcaccagcctgggatgatgacccaggttcaaaaccctgaggtcaccagcttgagtgggttATAGACATCAACACCATAGTCACTGGCTtttaacccaaggttgctggcttaagcaaggggtcacttggctctgctggagcaccctggtcaaggcatatttgagaagcaatcagtgaacaactaaggtgccgcaactcttgagttgaagcttctcatctctctccctttctgtctctctctcgtgtgcttaaaattaaattggaaaaaaaataaacattttcttggaATTATCCTGGAATATCAAAGAGGACTGAACATAATCATAAGGGTCtttaaaagggaaaagggaagtcAGCATCAAAGTGAAATCTGTAGATAGAGGAAGAGGCTATAAGCCAAGAAATCCAGAGAGACTCTAGAATCTGGACAAGGCAAAGGGACAGATGTCCCCTAGAGCCTGCAGAAGcagcacagccctgctgacacacTGATTCAACCCGGTGAAACCCATTTCTGGATTTCTGATgtacagaactgtaagataataaatttttgttgttttaagccactaaatttgtgatactttgttatgacaacaataagaaactaatatactaGGACAATCCTTCTAATGTtaaatttgcttttctaatgaTATCATCTTAATACAATTAACTCCATTACCAGAACACAAAGTTGGAGCCACAATATTAGAcccacaccaaaaataaaaaagaacatggtTATGGAAAAGTAAACTTTGTGAAGTTGCAAAATTATCTTTTAACAGCCTTTATTGGTGTTATAACAGCCTTTATTGGTGTATACtccaataaatataaattggAGTATACAAAATAAACAGGAAGAATCACTATATCAATGTTTACCAAGATCAGCTTTATAAACACTTTTCCTTCTCTTATTCCaaagagataatgaaaaaaattaatagactaaCAATCAGGATTCTAGGATAAAGCTTTAGCTGGCtgtgtaactttgggcaagttacttaacctctctatgtTACAACTtctccaaaagaaagaaaggcaaagttGCTAGATCAGATCAATATTTCCAAAGTGCAAGATAAGTAAGTACCCCTGGTACACGACATAACCATCAAGCAACAAACAGCTGAGTTACTAAATGGACTAATTCACCTAACATGAAAGTCTCTTAATTATctgactcagccctggctggttggctcagagcatcagcctggtgtgtggaagtcccagttccattcccagtcagtgcatacacagcgaccatctgcttctctatccctcctccttttctctttttctctcttcctccccctctccccccccccccacagtcatggcttgaatgatttgatcaagttggggggggggggcaacgacgactgaggatggctccatggcttcacttcaggcactaaaacagcttggttgctgagcaacagagcagtggccccatatgggcagagagCATTGCCCAACAGGGCACCTGCCGTGTTGATCCTGGGACACGtgcgggaatctgtctttctgcctccttgcctctcacttaataaaaaagaaactaaaaaataataaaaataaattaaaattttttatctgatTCTATTtcctaaaaatggctcagtttgGTGCCAATATACCATTAATGTTTCACAACAACTGCTTATCTCACTTTTTAAGTGTTAAACAAGTCTAAGGCTCAGAGCTTAAGGCAAAAAGGTTTCTAGctggaatttattattttttttagagagagacagacatgaagagagagatgagaagcatcaactcatagctgcaacaccttagttgttcattaattgctttctcatatgtgccttgactggagggctacagcagagccagtgaccccttgctcaagccagcaaccttgagctcaagccagcaaccatgggatcatgtctatgatcccactctcaagctggggaccttggggtttcgaatctgggtcctgagcgtcccaggccagcgctctatccactgtgccactgcctggtcacgctGGCTAGAATTTATGAACactattatatttctttgtacTTAATGTTGATCTTTTCTTCATAGTAAATGATACTGGTTTTCCATTTGTACCAAGAAATACAGGGGACAAAGGAATATGTTAAATTTTACCACAGGACTGTAATCAGTCAAGTCCTGACTGAAAAGTTCTATAGAACAAATGAGctaatttcaacaaactgaaaaataaaaaagctaaaaaaggAAGTTTAAAGAGATTTAAGACAAAGCAATACTGTTTATACACATAAGAGAAATGATCATcgtaaaagaaaaaaggaggccctggccggttggctcagcggtagagcgtcggcctagcgtgcggaggacccgggttcgattcccggccagggcacacaggagaagcgcccatttgcttctccacccctccgccgcactttcctctctgtctctctcttcccctcccgcagccaaggctccattggagcaaggatggcccgggcgctggggatggctctgtggcctctgcctcaggcgctagagtggctctggtcacaacatggcgacgcccaggatgggcagagcatcgccccctggtgggcagagcgtcgcccctggtgggcgtgccgggtggatcccggtcgggcgcatgcgggagtctgtctgactgtctctccctgtttccagcttcagaaaaatgaaagaaaaaaaaaaaaaaaaagaaaaaaggactctATAGATTCTCTGATAGGCAAGTGGTTACAAGGGTGTTCAccttatacactgctcacaaaaattaggggatcagggaacatgtgtgcagatactccagtactttcagccttttgtatagtgtattttcaccaatgatataaaacttggttttgcatctcatttgcataatcaaacaactttctttgacttgtttgcttttctgatgttcttgtttaataaaaaataaataaaatgcttccttttttattgcttcatattcattctgaaatatcccctaatttttgtgagcagtatatattattcATTAAGCTGTTTTTATGCAGTTTTCCATATttgtgttttttgggggttttgttttttttttagcaacaacAGAAATTTGAATGGAATGATACTAAACACAGAGGATTTATAATCCTAATCATGTCAATCAGTCTTCTCCCCAGTTACCATCATATATACACATGAAAAACAGCTGTTGGAATCCTGtggaatataatatttataactctttaaaaataaaatttataactcTTGTAATGCATTAAAGTGTTTTGAACATACACTCAAAAAAGTTAgcaatatagttttaattttatattggaAAATGAATACCTCATACTTACTagtttgttgttgctgctgctgctgtgtatTAAAtcctccaaatcccagtccaGTTCCCAAACCAGTACCTAAACCAGTACTACTTCCAGTTGTTGTGCCAAAACCAGTACCAAATCCAAAACCTTTGTTCTGGGTACCACCGAAGAGTCCTTTGAATGAAAAATTGAAAttgcctaaatttaaaaaatctgaccTCTAGCTCATTTACTTCTACAAATGACTCAATATTGTTCTCTTACCAGTAGAGCCTGTGTTAGTTGGAGCAGAAAAACTGAATGCAGAACCTGCTGTTGTAGTAGGTGCTGTGCCAAATCCTCCAAACCCACCTAATTAcaagtggataaagaaaataaaaagaatttttgtatACATAAGGTaacttctttttcaaattataagtaACTGCTACatataaagacaaaatatattgatctaattttcctttttctactttgaacatcattaaaaaaaatattctactaATCAAGAAGTCAATGTTGCAAGAACTACGCAACAAAGTAATTTAAACTAGAATGCCACAATGCAATATATACCTTTCAACTAACAGGGTGATTAACAGTTACAGCTGACATAATATATTAAGCCTACTGCCATTATGTTTTAACAAACTCTAAAATGATTACatatatattctgctcacaaaaattagaggatattttattgcttcatattcattttgaaatatcccctaatttttgtgagcagtatacttctgGAGTAGGGATCCCAAATTCAAGTGTCTACAAGATTTAGTTTGATAACATTAATGAGTGGTGGAACTGTTCAATATgaactatgtttttaaaaatggcatcAGTTCCTAAATTCCAGCAGACTACTGATACAGGAGAATGGTAGTTGAGcagtgttatatatacatatattcttccaaaagaaatagaagatccagatttttgaaatgaaatttacAGAATTTTTAACCCTAATtcaattggttttgttttgtgtttttttgtgggCTTTTTCCTGCAACTAATTCAAATGCTTTTAAAACAGTGTGCCAAACACATCATAATAGCAGTGTGTTGCCAATTTGCAATCTTGGCTttggtcaattaatttatattcttctttaGCTTATATTCCTACTTAGTTTCCACTGAGACTAAGcaacttttcaaagaaaacataccaATACACTGACCTCTATACAACAAGAATGTGTTTCATGaaggatagaaaaaaaacccccacaagtGGCTATCACAAGCCTCTGTGGTATCTATCAGTTTGGCAACTCGGACAGATATAgaaattcctttttttgtgtAAGTCTAGAAACAAAATTAATCTTAACTATATCTAACTTGACATAGGAATGGAATAAAATACTAGCTAATCTAAAATTGTATTATGTTGTTCCCTTGTCAGTCTTTACCTGATTACCAATGTGATGccaaaaaaacttttaagacaGATGTTTGAACCATTAGTGTGCTCTGAGCTCTGCTGCAAGTTTTCTGGGAGTCTAActtttaatttcatatatttttggcGTAAGAGACAGAGATTCATCAATACTGCAACACAGAAGatataaggaggaaaaaaagccaaccttttgatatttattatataattctgATATGGAAAATTAACTCAGTAGACTGCATGTTGTATGCAGGTACAACCACTCTATCTACTTGTATGATATGTTCTAGTGCAGTACTGCAAAACTAAACATTTTTGATACTGAACACTGTTCTTAATCTTTTTCATTACTCCTCACTTCCATAGAAAAACAAGGACATATGCTGAATTGGCTACCTAATAAAAATAGCCATAATCGTATCATGTATTTTATCATGTTTATCATGAATAGTGGATCtgcaaggatataaaattaaaaaccagaCAAAAATTTCTATCAACCCTCTGCTGAAGGCAAAGTTAATGAACATATGTATATAAGAGTAATTAAAACACAATTATATTAGCACTTCAAAACTTAACAATGATAACTCCAAATGAACATAAAATCAAGCAAATTCCAACATATTTATTATTGTTGATGAATTATAACTGGGTGACTTTGTCAGGAaacagaaatttgaaaataatgtttctgTTTTACCCAGTGCCAATTTTAAGCAACCAGAGAAAAGTAAATATACCAAATGATAGTAATacataatcactttaaatatatcttaataatagattattttatctttggaatttttaagtattccttaaaatgttttcaaatcagATGCTAAGATGATACAATACAGTAATAAGTGAGTGCACAAATTACCAGGCTTCCCAAGTAAGTTTCAGGGAATAAATAACTTTGAAGGAAGTTTATCAAATGCATATAATTGGCATGGGCATAAGTGGCATAATGTAAGAGAATATGGACAATAAATTCATATACGAGCAGCTGAGGAACAAGATTTTTCTATCGGGTTTTTGTCTGTAAAATacctattttaaatttatactatACACACTTCACCTGAAGTTTgtgttttgcaaattttacaatGAACTTTAAACAATCCATCTAGATAGTAAAATCTTcaccattatctttttttaatgcaaagaTGTCTAGCCTACTTTTAGAACTCAATGCTGACAATAAATTAAATTGCACTCTCTgatcatttcttaaaatttttaggaaAGAATGGGGATTCTTTCTATAATTACATATCTTACATAAATGTATACTAATCTGCTGAGTTGAACAAAGAAATGCCTTATTATTatacatgttaaaaaataagacaGGTTACTGCTGTTCGTATAAGACTTCTCTTGGAAAACACAAGGACAATCAAATGGAATTCCAAtgaaagatgcagaaaaaaatgggggagaaAAGTGACTGCAGGAGTCCAAGAAACCCAGGAAAATGGTCCTGATTACTGAGCTTTTACTTTGGAAGAGGTATCTAATAATTTGGAAAATATGTTCTATTCAAAAATACTAATCCATTCCAAATTCTTACCACTTGGAAATTATACCCTGTTCATTAAGTACGAATTTAACAAAGGAATAGTATGACTTGCAAGACTTCACCAAACCAAATCTCTTAAGACAGTCAAAACTTCACACAACTGTTACTGATTCCACGTTAGGatataaatttccttttcttaacaGCCAAGTAGCTGTTCTTTACCAAATTTTAGGAATCACTAAATGTTCTTGGACTCCAGCTCCCAGCATTCGTTACACATACGACCCGCAGTATCTACCTGCACTTGCCAGACTGTTACCAAAATTGAACGGAGTCGCCGAGGTAGTAGGAACACCGAAATTCCCAATATTAAAGTTCACTGCAGGATTAGCAGTTAATCCGAAACCCCCAAAATTAAACCCACTGGCGGTGGAGTTGGCAGTCTCAAGCCCACCAAATCCTGCTAGGCGTGtaggcaaagaaacaaacaaacaaacaaaatttaaaaggggagagggggaaggagaaaaagaaaagaaagcaagacaGGATTAGAAGAGTCTGTAGGAAGTTTCACAGAAGTGAACAAAAGACAAACCTTTACTTCGCTCCAAACGAGTTAAGAAAGCGAAGatggagacaggagggaggagcaggagcgaGAAGTCCTCTAGCGAGGGCCTAAGGAGCCGGGGCGAAGGCTCCCGCCCTCGGGAGCCGGGACGGAGGAGCCGTGGGGCAGCGCCCGGGACCCCAACCCTACTCCCTCGGGGCCCAGCACCGAGCCCCGCGAGCGTTCCCGCCGGCACGGGAAGCCCAGGTGCGCAGAGGGCGGGGCTCCGGTCTCTCGGAGCCCAACTCCCCAGCGGCGGGAAGCGAACCCGCGGAGGGCAGGGCCCAGCAGTGACCATGCGCAGCGTGCGAGCTCCGGGTTGGGCCTCGAGTCCCCCGCGGCCGCCTTAGGAGCCGCCCGGACCGGCTCTGCTGCCGCCCGCCCTTTTCCAAAGCCCTTAAGTCTCCGCGCCTGCCGTAAACCCCAGGATCCCAAAGCCCGAGATTCAAACCGAGGCGGACCAGaagcctccctccttcccaggaGAAGGTCTGGGGGAATCACTCACCCGCGGGGGCTGCGGGGGCTGCAGCGGTGCCGGAGGTGCCTGAGGGAGCCCCAAAGTTGAAGGCCATGTCGCGGGAGCAAGGGACCGGAAAGCTACTCCCGCGACACTCGGGGCACTGCGCATTTAGGTCCGGCGGAGAAACCTCCCCCAGATCTCAGAGTTCCGCCTCTTTTCTGGCCTAGCCTACGAGGCCCGGACGCAGGAAAGGCGCAGGAGGTGGGATGGAAAGGGAACGCCCCCCGCCCTGCCCGTTTCCGGGCGGCTTTCTGTGTGGTCTAGCGTCACAACCAAGGTGAAGTGCTGTGTGCTTAGTCGAATTGTGCCGCCTGGGAGCCCTTAGAAACCACCTTAGGAAGGGCCCTTTGGAAAGGTGTGCAGATAAATGTGTGTAATGAAGACAGGGTAGGAAAGAGCCAAATCTTTATCCTCCATAGTGGGAAGCCAATGGATAATGCTAAAACTGGAAATTTAGGCAGCAGTGTGTCATGTAGAGTCATgggagtaaaaaaaattttagtgtgtgtgtgtggtgggggggctAAAAGTAGTGCCTCTGAAAATGATGTAagccagtggccgtggctaccatcacagcagcccagcccatgcaggctCGCTTTGGagtcggacagtcggtaaagaaacaccggagccaagaactgatgggctgtcatctttaattctagcttgcacccggcgggcaagtaaaaacacacactgggttccaaaacccactcacattcagtgctcacaaagctactgacttatccgagtttcctagaatcaaaggtttctagctcaccagacttattcacctctgttccccttctccttccttctccagcatcaaactgcacaaactggcctctcactcaatactccgccatcttggctgcttctcctggccacatggcctctttctgctctcctctctgctctctcctctaatgataatctcaggaaccaagagcgcaaactcttgttctgcccccattttatagtgtagattcaaaacctttaatccaatatacaaaatagggaagtctctaatacaaagtcacttctccgaggcatgattggattgtaccaccccacatcaaaaagggtaggaaaggcttaatcccaaaaccaagcctacaaggattctgcctgcccacagcccatggccaacacacattaatatcacctgggtaacggcctccacgtgggcagcgccatctttaacaaagtgagcataatatattttatctgcccaacagatgtctctaggtttttaaaaatataacaaacccTGTAGAATTATTTGATTCTTTAATCTGTATGCTTgtataactttaataaaaataaaaacaaaaaaaccccaccattgTACCTATCAAAATGACAAATGTCCCTGAAGCTCGAAACGCTATCTTGTAAATGATTTAGCAAGATTATGGAATGCAAAGTTATTTgttatagcattatttataaaaagaaattattggaAAACTGATTTGCTTAAATCATTAAATTATACAAAGAAATACTAGTCAGACAAGAAATGTGAACTATAAATTACAGGAAAAACAATTTACAGCACTGTATCTGGTATACTAAAATTTAGGTAAAAAAATGGCTAGAATATATAGTACACATACTTGTATAAAATATTACTGgaaagataacattttaaaaaatgagtaacacGGGTGCCTCTGAGAAGACGAACTGAGTAGCTAGAAGAAGGATGTAGGAAGACTTCGTAATTACATTTTGGATATGTAAATTGATTAcctattcaaaaaattaaataggccctggccggttagctcagtggcaggagtggcgtgcaggagtcccggattcgattcctggccagggcacacaggagaggtgcccatctacttctccacccctccccctctccttcctctctgtctctctcttcccctcctgcagctgaggcagtagtttggggacccctgaggcagatggtaaaggaactgtggagccaaaaattggtggacCTTTCCATTTGTTAGAGTCTCGCAACTGCAGACAAGCAAGTAGGCAGAgatacaggcgtccccaaactatggcatgcggccccctgaggccatttatctggcccctgccacacttccggaaggggcacctctttcattggtggtcagtgagaggagcactatatgtggcggccctccaacggtctgagggacagtgaactggccccctgtgtaaaaagtttggggacccctgatctacctgaatccaatgggaacctgtaaGGCCATGGCCACCGGCCTTACCCCTTCCCAGGCTACTCCTGTCACTCTGGCTACTTTAGTATTCTTAGCACTTACCATCACCTATTTATttatcccctccccccaatttaatataagctccatgagggcagggaacTTTTAGCAGTTGTATCTCTTGTGCTGGCAGAGTGCCTGTCCCTGTGATAGGCCCTTATTCAAcattgtggaatgaatgaatgagttccTTGACAGGTTTGTTCTCCCTTGCCTTTCCCATAATCATTTCCAAGTCctacatattttatcttttaaatatttctaaaatactttatttccACTGCCATCTCTCTGATTCAAATGACCATAATCTCTTGCCTAGACCAGGGATCAGCAAACGACAGCCCACAGGCCAAATGTGAGCTGctgcctatttttgtaaatacagttttattgatACACAgatgcattcatttgtttatctgttGTCTATGACTGCTTTCTTGCTAAAAGAACAGACCTGAGTCACTGTGACAGAGTGGCTTGCAAAGCCAAAAACTATTTACTATATGGCCCAtctcaaaaaactccccaaaactgCCAACCAATACCTAAACTATAGTAGCCCCTGCAGTGCAAAGAGCAGGACTGTTGGACTGTGACCTGGCAGTTCATTCTGGCTTGCCTGGAGAGTGAGCTAGTTGTGGCTGGGGATTCCCCCTTCTCCTAGGACCTGGGGGGAAGGGACTGCACCCAAGCTCAGGTCCCACACCAGTGTCTTGTTCACCCAAGTAGTGGAAATTGTAACATTCCATGGATAGGTGGCATTCCCAGATGTAAGGCCAttggttgtggccatgcaggttcacattggattcaggcagacggtaaaggaactgtggagtcaGAAGATGGTGgcccattccat carries:
- the NUP54 gene encoding nucleoporin p54 isoform X2 gives rise to the protein MAFNFGAPSGTSGTAAAPAAPAGFGGLETANSTASGFNFGGFGLTANPAVNFNIGNFGVPTTSATPFNFGNSLASAGGFGGFGTAPTTTAGSAFSFSAPTNTGSTGLFGGTQNKGFGFGTGFGTTTGSSTGLGTGLGTGLGFGGFNTQQQQQQQTTLGGLFSQPAQAPAQSNQLINTASALSAPTLLGDERDAILAKWNQLQAFWGTGKGYFNNNIPPVEFTQENPFCRFKAVGYSCMPNNKDEDGLVVLVFNKKETDIRSQQQQLVESLHKVLGGNQTLTINVEGIKTLPDDQTEVVIYVIERSPNGTSRRVPATTLYSHFEQSNIKTQLQQLGVTLSMTRTELSPAQIKQLLQNPPAGVDPIIWEQAKVDNPDSEKLIPVPMVGFKELLRRLKVQDQMTKQHQTRLDIIAEDIGELQKNQTTTMAKIAQYKRKLMDLSHRTLQVLIKQEIQRKSGYAIQADEEQLRVQLDTIQCELNAPTQFKGRLNELMSQIRMQNHFGAVKSEERYYIDADLLREIKQHLKQQQEGLSHLISIIKDDLDDIKLVEHGLNETIHIRGGAFS
- the NUP54 gene encoding nucleoporin p54 isoform X1, which produces MVTAGPCPPRVRFPPLGSWAPRDRSPALCAPGLPVPAGTLAGLGAGPRGSRVGVPGAAPRLLRPGSRGREPSPRLLRPSLEDFSLLLLPPVSIFAFLTRLERSKGGFGGFGTAPTTTAGSAFSFSAPTNTGSTGLFGGTQNKGFGFGTGFGTTTGSSTGLGTGLGTGLGFGGFNTQQQQQQQTTLGGLFSQPAQAPAQSNQLINTASALSAPTLLGDERDAILAKWNQLQAFWGTGKGYFNNNIPPVEFTQENPFCRFKAVGYSCMPNNKDEDGLVVLVFNKKETDIRSQQQQLVESLHKVLGGNQTLTINVEGIKTLPDDQTEVVIYVIERSPNGTSRRVPATTLYSHFEQSNIKTQLQQLGVTLSMTRTELSPAQIKQLLQNPPAGVDPIIWEQAKVDNPDSEKLIPVPMVGFKELLRRLKVQDQMTKQHQTRLDIIAEDIGELQKNQTTTMAKIAQYKRKLMDLSHRTLQVLIKQEIQRKSGYAIQADEEQLRVQLDTIQCELNAPTQFKGRLNELMSQIRMQNHFGAVKSEERYYIDADLLREIKQHLKQQQEGLSHLISIIKDDLDDIKLVEHGLNETIHIRGGAFS